From Oncorhynchus mykiss isolate Arlee chromosome 25, USDA_OmykA_1.1, whole genome shotgun sequence, a single genomic window includes:
- the LOC110505631 gene encoding sacsin isoform X2: MSLSKRKTRHSFGATAPPFIDYLKDILRRYPDGGQILKELIQNADDAGASKVVFLHDERYYDRQSLKTEGLGKYQGPALYAFNNAEFTAEDWQGIQTTGRSVKRNDPNKVGRFGIGFNSVYHITDVPSIFSSKYLGFLDPQEKLFGERIGGFRWSLEEEEDKETLLNLQDQFQPFRDVVKLVSGQRWKDIIQEEQHFKGTLFRFPLRSEASEISDNLYDSNKVVQLFDSFLADADISTLFLRNVSSVSLQHINTKGFVNVRLTVTSSPTVDLSLKTRNESNIDGSTCFKTITSTSEGKKQTKTKWLVTTCCMKEGNVPELDLLAKKLSFRPQVDLAFQCSQASVLTDGRLSVFLPLPNNDSNKTGYPVHVNACFGLTDNRRHIKWQEEDQKYDEAAKWNELLVKEVLPHTYLLMLQDATNLAKSSTLPVSYVYNIWPDLSQTKHKDKWHGIAEDILQRLLKQNTAIFSLAEDERQFVSPAVAVCPSDDTMPPEMMAAVTRALIAGGEKLVTFPDHVSRAVQLAFPDPDTLKWVTPALVRGVLRRGVVSNLSNNDKLSLLQYILTDENYHDLRGLKMLPLSDGTFKTFTNEEKDITLIDNDTFPSKYSLHTEYCCQVAKTCFCLMISAPLASNI, encoded by the exons ATGAGTTTGAGTAAGAGAAAAACACG ACATTCATTTGGTGCAACAGCTCCCCCTTTCATTGATTACCTGAAGGACATCCTGCGGAGGTACCCTGATGGAGGACAGATATTAAAG GAGCTGATCCAGAATGCGGATGATGCTGGGGCGTCGAAGGTTGTGTTCCTCCATGATGAGAGATACTACGACAGACAGAGCCTCAAGACTGAAGGCCTGGGGAAGTACCAAG GTCCTGCTCTGTATGCCTTCAACAATGCAGAGTTCACAGCAGAGGACTGGCAGGGGATCCAGACCACCGGCCGGAGCGTCAAACGCAACGACCCAAATAAAGTTGGCAGGTTTGGGATCGGATTCAACTCTGTCTACCACATAACAG ATGTGCCATCCATATTCAGTTCCAAGTACTTGGGCTTCCTGGACCCCCAAGAGAAGCTCTTTGGGGAGCGAATTGGAGGCTTCCGGTGGTCtctggaggaagaggaagacaaggAAACTCTACTGAATCTGCAAGATCAGTTCCAACCATTCAGAGACGTTGTCAAACTAGTCAGTGGCCAAAGGTGGAAGGATATCATCCAGGAGGAGCAGCACTTTAAAGGGACACTCTTTAGGTTTCCTTTACGCAGTGAGGCCTCAGAGATCTCAGACAACCTGTATGACTCCAATAAAGTAGTTCAGCTTTTCGACAGTTTCCTTGCGGATGCAGACATAAGCACTCTGTTCCTGAGGAATGTGTCATCAGTCTCCCTGCAGCACATCAACACCAAAGGGTTTGTTAATGTCCGGCTTACAGTGACCTCAAGTCCCACAGTTGATCTGAGTCTGAAGACAAGGAACGAGTCAAACATTGATGGATCAACCTGCTTCAAAACCATCACCTCTACTTCCGAAGGCAAGAAGCAGACAAAAACCAAGTGGCTTGTGACAACATGCTGCATGAAAGAGGGAAATGTTCCAGAGCTAGATTTACTGGCCAAGAAGCTGAGTTTCCGCCCTCAAGTTGACTTGGCATTCCAGTGTAGCCAGGCGAGTGTCCTGACTGATGGCAGACTGAGTGTCTTCCTGCCCCTCCCAAACAATGACTCCAACAAGACTGGCTACCCAGTCCATGTGAACGCCTGCTTTGGCCTCACTGACAACAGGAGACACATCAAATGGCAGGAGGAAGACCAGAAGTATGATGAAGCTGCGAAGTGGAATGAGCTGCTGGTGAAGGAGGTCCTCCCTCACACATACCTCCTGATGCTGCAGGATGCCACCAACCTAGCCAAGAGCTCCACACTCCCCGTCTCATATGTGTACAACATCTGGCCAGACCTCAGTCAGACCAAACACAAAGACAAGTGGCATGGAATTGCTGAAGACATTCTACAACGTCTACTCAAACAGAATACTGCCATCTTCTCTCTAGCTGAAGACGAAAGACAGTTTGTTTCTCCCGCCGTGGCTGTGTGCCCATCCGACGACACCATGCCGCCTGAAATGATGGCTGCCGTGACCAGGGCCTTGATTGCAGGTGGAGAAAAACTTGTCACCTTCCCAGATCATGTCTCCAGAGCTGTCCAGCTGGCCTTCCCAGACCCAGACACACTGAAATGGGTGACTCCAGCTCTTGTAAGGGGTGTTCTCCGCAGAGGTGTTGTGTCTAATCTCTCCAACAATGACAAACTGTCTCTGCTGCAGTACATCTTGACTGATGAGAATTACCACGACCTCAGGGGTCTGAAGATGCTGCCTCTCAGTGACGGGACTTTCAAGACATTCACAAATGAAGAGAAGGACATCACTCTCATTGACAATGACACATTTCCAAG TAAGTATTCTCTTCATACAGAGTATTGCTGCCAGGTTGCAAAGACCTGTTTCTGCCTGATGATCTCAGCACCACTAGCATCCAACATTTGA
- the LOC110505633 gene encoding zinc finger protein 239, with amino-acid sequence MSSRHSPTMRPDNNNNNNSVLDGDGVEDVSGPISRPRQPQCRSLSSGRARHSHRRSSRTDKQPHTCLLCSKTFISSSHLALHLRSHSGERKYKCGVCGKLFLQSAHLMRHKTTHTGDRPFKCPDCGKGFGRASHLKTHRRLHTGEKPFQCSVCDKAFTQKAGLIMHHRLHTGERPYRCDHCGKAFRSSTHLLAHQALESAKQSFTCDRCDQSFRSASSLRQHVKTHSSTMEDLCCGVCCRSFVRSSYLQLYMRLHRGQRPYHCRVCNKTFAKMTTFQRHCDKHLRRNGDMDQGQEEEEEEDVKPTLPPPSNPPSPALLPPPVPPSTLPLLSEVNTRSKTRAKIRIE; translated from the coding sequence ATGTCAAGTAGACACTCACCAACCATGAGGCctgacaataacaacaacaacaacagtgtgcTGGATGGAGACGGAGTGGAGGACGTGTCTGGACCAATCAGCAGGCCCCGTCAGCCCCAGTGCCGCTCTCTCTCCTCCGGCCGGGCGCGTCACAGCCACCGCCGCAGCAGCAGAACAGACAAGCAGCCTCACACCTGTCTTCTCTGTTCCAAAAcgttcatctcctcctctcacctggcCCTACACCTGCGCTCCCACAGCGGGGAGAGGAAGTATAAGTGTGGCGTGTGTGGGAAGCTCTTCCTGCAGTCAGCCCACCTGATGCGCCATAAGACCACCCACACAGGGGACAGGCCCTTTAAGTGTCCAGACTGTGGAAAGGGCTTCGGTCGCGCTTCACACCTGAAGACACACCGACGcctccacacaggggagaagccattcCAGTGCTCTGTCTGTGACAAAGCTTTCACCCAGAAGGCTGGGCTGATCATGCACCACCGCCTGCACACTGGAGAGAGGCCCTACAGGTGTGATCACTGTGGTAAAGCCTTCCGCTCCTCCACACACCTGCTGGCCCATCAGGCCCTGGAGTCAGCCAAACAGAGCTTCACCTGTGACAGGTGTGATCAGAGTTTCAGGTCAGCCTCGTCCCTCAGACAGCATGTTAAGACACACAGCAGCACCATGGAGGACCTCTGCTGTGGGGTCTGCTGCCGGTCCTTCGTCCGCTCCTCCTACCTGCAGCTGTACATGAGGCTCCACAGAGGACAGAGGCCCTACCACTGCAGGGTCTGCAACAAGACTTTTGCTAAGATGACCACCTTCCAGAGACACTGTGACAAACACCTGAGGAGGAACGGGGACATGGACCAGgggcaggaggaggaagaggaggaggatgtcaaACCTACATTGCCCCCACCCTCCAACCCTCCTTCTCCTGCCCTTCtacctcctcctgttcctccatCCACCCTTCCTCTCTTGTCTGAGGTCAATACACGCTCTAAAACTAGAGCCAAAATTAGGATAGAATGA